CTTGAATCCAGGTCATATGACTGCAATAATCACGTTCTTTTCACAAGATTTTATACAACTGCACATTTAGAATTGCTGTATGTCAGCTAGTAAAATGACATTTGTTCGGTACAGAAATAAACCTGTTGATAATATAAATACAGTGTCTTGCATTCCTTTTCCATGCCTCCTCCCCTGCCATTAAATGAATGACTCTCTTTTGATTAGGGGAAGGTAACTTAATTATATAGTTATATTAAACATCTACTGTTTTCCCCAacttgtggggggagggggaagttacattgtgtttttcattctgtgtgtgtgtgtgtttgcgtgcGCATGCACTTGATGTAACTCAAAAGTATATCTCCATTACTTAGTCTCACACATGTAGCATAAAAGTCTTCAAGGAATAGATTACAGCTAGAACTTGAATCTTTTGGTTCTAGCATGATCCTAGAATTGCAAGCTTTTCAGGGTATTTACTCTTTTTTGTACTTCTTTAACCAAACTTGGGATTAATTAAGTACTCCAGGTGTAGCTGCTTACGATGTTCACAGAGGTACAGTGAGTGATAAGTGAGAGTGTGTGACAGTGGAGGGCAAACCAAGAAGAATCACAGCTAGTCTTCTCTTTGACCAGTTGCCTCATAAGGTAGAAGTTTGTAAACTGAATTGGGAGCTTGTTAGTGGCATTATCCTATTTTAGGAAACTGTCTCACAGTGTTTTCTGTACTGCCTTTAAACACTTAACATcaccaatgtttaaaaaaatttttgttttgtttctttttttcctagttgTTGGTCTTGACGATATTATGGATGAAGGAGTTGTTAAAGAAAGTGGCAATGATACCATTGATGACGAAGAACTGATTTTACCTAACAGGAATTTGAGGGACAAAGTAGAAGAAAATTCAGTGAGATCACCAAGAAAATCACCTCGTTTAATGGCACAAGGTAACTCTACCAAAGAGACCTAGCTAGGAAATCAAATGAGGGACAGATGTGATCGAGTGTAAACTTGCTGAGCAGTGATAGTATTTTCTTGGTGTTTGCTAACCTGAGGCATTTTGATCATCAGTTTTGAGATTGTATCAATCTGTtggtatgatttaaaaaaaattttcgtTGAAATTACACGATTCAGAGAGTTGACTAGTATCTATGAGTTTCCAGTACTTGCCATCCtactacttttttcccttttcttagagAAAACTGGTTTTATTAATTATTGTTACTTTTTTGGTATTCCATGTCTCTTAAGTAACACGTGTATATTGCTACTTCTTGACTATTCTGATGATTGTATTTATTGATTTCTCATTCTGGATGGTGAATTTAGCACTCTTTTCTCCTCTTGTTCCCCCATGAAACAAaagtatattttctcatttttctaataGATAATTTCACAAGATCAGTAGGAATTACTTACGTTATTATGAGTCAGTATGCTGTTAGTGATGATCCTTTTAATAAACTGTTCTATACaactttgtctttctgatttaatAATTGATCATTTGCTTATTAGTTTACACGTTTGCACACACAGCTTTTAATGTACATATCAGTAATTACACCCTAACTACTCTGCCAGTGATCTGAATCGTTTCTGAATATATTTGTGCATATCAGgcattctgtcattttcatcTTGCTGAGGAAAGTGTCTTTGGGGACCTTCTGATCTGCTGCTATGTGCAGTGCTATGTTAGCCCTATGTAAGCTAGAGGTGTGGTTCTTGTCCACAGAGCTCCCTTTACTAGTCTTCTGAGGATTCTGTTCTGTATTGCAGTTCCTATTTACTTTTCTTTGGTTTAGCTCCTTCGTTGGCCTCTTCTAGTAGTTTTgtgaggaaaaggagtatgtatatatatatatttttaaaccttgTATGTTTGCAAATGTATTTATAATCTGCTCTCACATTGGAATCATAGTCTGATTAAACATAGAATTCAGGGTTGCAAATTGTTTTTCCTCAGAAACTTGAAAGTGATACTCTATTTTGAGTCTGGGAAAATCTCTTGAATTATTTCACTGattattttcccctttattttctcAGCTCTTGTTTCCTGAAACTATTATTCAAGTATTAGATAGTAGGGACGGGCTCTTCTATTTTCTTCACTTATCCACCtctatcttcttcctcttcttactGAATTTTTCTCATGTTTATCCATCAACTTTTTCATCAAATTCTgagtgttctttttttgttttgggaaTAATGTTTTTTGTAGCATTTTGCCGTTGTTTCACGCATGTGGTATTTTATGTTGTCTTTCATAAGGTACttcggttcaattcagttcagtcgctcagttgtgtctgactctttgtgaccccgtgaattgcagccaggtctccctgtccatcaccaactcccggagttgactcagactcacatccatcgagtcagtgatgccatccagccatctcatcctctgtcgtccccttctcctcctgcccccaatccttcccagcatcagagtcttttccaatgagtcagcttttcgcatcaggtgaccaaagtactggagtttcagcttcagcatcattccttccaatgaatacccaggactgatctccttcagaatggactggttggatctccttgcagtccaagggactctcaagagtcttctccaacaccacagttcataaccatcaattcttcggcgctcagccttcttcacagtccaactctcacatccatacatgaacactggaaaaaccatagccttgactagacggacctttgttggcaaagtaatgtcactgcttttgaatatgctatctaggttggtcataacttttctcccaaggagtaagtgtctttaaatttcatggctgcagtcaccatctgcagtgattttggagccccccaaaataaagtctgacactgtttccactgtttccccatctgtttcccatgaactgatgggaccagatgccatgatcttcgttttctgaacgttgagttttaagccaactttttcactctcctctttcacttacctcaagaggcttttgagttcctcttcactttctgccataagggtggtgtcatttgcatatctgaggttattgatatttctcccggcaatcttgattccagcttatgcttcttgcagcccaggatttctcatgatgtactctgcatataagttaaataagcagggtgacaagatacagccttgacatactccttttcctatttggaaccagtctgttattccatgtccagttctaactgttgcttcctgacctgcatataggtttcttaagaggcaggtcaggtggtctggtatgcccatctctttcagaattgtccacagtttattgtgatccacacagtcaaaggctttggcatagtcaataaagcagaaatagatgtttttctggaactcttttgctttttcgatgatctagaggatgttggcaagttgatctctggttcctctgccttttctaaaaccagcttgaacatatggaagttcacggttcacgtattgctgaagcctggcttggggaattttgatcattactttactagcgtgtgaggtgagtgcaattgtgcagtagtttgagcattctttggcattgcctttctttgggattggaatgaaaactgaccttttccaatcctgtggccactgctgagttttcccaatttgctggcatattgagtctgcacttttcacagcatcatctttcaggatttgaaatagctcaactggaattccatcacctccactagctttgttcgtagtgatgctttctaaggcccacttgacttcacattccaggatgtctggctctaggtcagtgatcacaccatcgtgattatctgtgtcgtgaagatcttttttgtacaattcttctgtgtattcttgccgtctcttcttaatatcttctgcttctgttaggtccataccatttctgtcctttatcgagcccatctttgcatgaaatgttcccttggtacttctcattttcttgaagagatctctagtctttcccattctgttgttttcctctatttcttttcattgatcgctgaggaaggctttcttatcttcttgctattctttggaactctgcattcagatgcttatatctacTTAAcagtgttttaaactttttaaaatttcttctcctttttcttttatttttttgcttctgtttttcatgtTAAGAGACTTTCCTAAAATGTCTGATCATTGGTAGTTTGCTCAGTGTTTAatgttttgttgactgtgagcATTCTCTATGTTAATCTGGCTGTGTAACTTTTTGGAAGAATCCCTGATATTAGAATTTAGATTGTTAGATTACTAGCATACATGGAAACCCTTTAGGGAAGCTGACGGGGGCATCTCAGCTTTCAGCACATAGAGATTCACATAATCTTAAAAATTTCAGTGTACTTTACAGCCACTCTTATTTGTGCTTAATGTTCCTTAGTCTTGAAACTGTTTTTATACTCCTTAAAGAGTAAGCCTCTGGTCTTGGATAAGAAACTGGGAAGAGCAGTTGCCCAGTAGATGGAACAGAGGAGAGGGAGCGTGGGGTCCAACTGCTTCTTAAATAGCTTGGCTTTCAATTCCTCATGTGAactgcctgccttcctccctgTTTTAGGATCATCTGGGGTCACCAGTTCCTAAACCTTTGGAGATGCCAGTGGTGTTGGTTTGGCCAGCCCTGCCAGTTAGTGTTTGCCTTGGGGGGATTTTCTGCATCAGTGTTTGATCATCTTTGTTTGGCTTCCTAAATTGTCCCTGTTTActcttattcttccttttcttttagatTTGTAGTTTTGGATAGTTTTGATGTGGGGTTTAAGAAGTAAATTAACTGAGatgtatatatttacttatcttttcctcactttttttttttaattggttatttgGTAGATATTTGTGACtttgagaaatgaaagaatagaaTGAACATTACAGACAACGATAAATGTGTGGCCTATGTAGTCTGGCTTCAAACTAAGGCAGTTCATAGTTAGAGGAGATAGTTAAATTATCCTTTGCTAAGTAATCAATTACTAATGAAAAATAGCTTTTTGTTTAAATACCTTCACAGTTGTATGTGCTATTCATTTATCAACCACTTAGATAATgggttttaaaagtttttcatttatttcagggCAGATAAATATAGCAGAGTTATAAATTATTACAGACtgctttcaaaactttaaaaatcatcaaagTATTGATAACAAATCataaaaattttagttatttaaaaatgttcatgtaTCTGAGCTTGAGTGGTTCATAATCCaggaagtaattttttaaagttgttggGTACCTACCTGAAGACTAGATATTGTACCAAGTCTTGGGGGGATTAGGAAAGGTCTCTAAGGTTAGGATGACCATATAATTTATAATCCAAACGGGGACACTTGAGTGTCGTGACTGCAGGCATTTTCTAGGGAAGTTAGAGACGGAGGAGGACACATAACGCCTTCTGTAAGACAGTCACAGCTCAGGGTTAGTGATACGTGACAAATTAGGAGAATGTTCTAAATTGCATTGTAGGGTTTTGTGTTAAAAAGGAAAGAGGCTTTTTTAAATTGGTGACTTTTAGTTTTCCTGCAGAGTTGATTCAGAGGTATTGATATGCGTAGGCTTGGATATATAGCTCcttattttgtatttcagtttgtGGGTTGTTTTTCTGCTTAGTGaattgttatatttttttcttagtgaattatttagctttctttccaatttcttttcacattgtgtttctgttttccttggAGGATGTATCCAGtaaattattttcatactttCCGCATTTTCCCTTCTGAAACATTTTCTTGGtttcagtctttttaaatataatttcttttttggttgaTCTGTGTACTTCAGTGTATATTTGACTTCTTGGTATATTTAAACTAGTGAAAGAATAGATTGAATGCTAAAATGGAGATACAATGGAAGTACATTTATAAGGGCATTAGAATTCCTTTGAGGCTGTAATGAAACTCATGCAGATCCTATTGTGATAGATGGTTTAGTTTAGATTTAATTGCACTTGAATTTAtttggttttatatatttaaaggtatttaatatttaaaactgtatGATAACCTTGTTTGAAATGGGTAGTAATATAAAGGATCTTAATTAATTTTAGTCTcagcttatttttataaaaaggaaacttgataaaaaatatttgtcttatTGTAAAGTATAATATCAGTCTGAATTTTATAGAGGTTTTTTTCCTGCCTCGGAATTGATAGAACTTTGctaattataaaatttaacataTCTAAAATATGGTCCATCACGAGTAGATATTTAGTACATTTTCATTGAAATGGGAAAATGAATTTTATAGCTCAGAATAAATtgcactgaaataaaaataaaaacacatgacAACATaactaagttatttttatttatttttttcccttgtgatagAACAAGTAAGAAATTTGCGACAAAGCACTATTGCCAAGCGTTCAAATGCAGCACCTTTAAATAGCACAAAAAAGGCATCTGGGAAGACTGTGTCTGCCCCTAAAGTAGGCATGAAACAACCAGAAAGGTGTCAGATTAAAGAAGAAGCTGGTACATCACCGAAATCAGAACACCAAAAAGAGAGCAGAAAGAGCAACCGACACAGTGGACAGGTTGAAGCAGCAGTTTCATCTTGTCTTGAAATGAAGGATGAAGCTGGATTAGATTCTGAGCAGAAGTGTAATAATCAGGGAGAAGCAAATGTGCCATCTCATGAGTTAAATTCTCCACTCCTTTCAGAGACTTGtattaatattgaaaaaaagaaaagtgaaactcTGGAATGTAAAACCAAGTCTGTTAGCCCATTATTTAAGTTTTCAGATAAAGAAGAAGATGAACGAAACGATTCCATTTCAGGTAAAATGGATGAGACTATTGTTGAAGAAATGAAGGCGGAAGAAGTTGAACAAGAATCAAAGGTGACAGTTAAATTACCCCACAAAGATGACAATGTCATTAAGGAACCTGCATCTTGTGATGCTTTCTCTGGCAGTTCTGCTTGTACAAACCCAAACAAGACAGAAAAGAACTTTGTCAGTTTGTCTGGTTCTGTGGATAAAGTAAATGAATGTAGTTTGGAATTGCAGGATAGCATGGAAGTTGCTGTTAAAGCTAAGAACTCCCCTctatttcaaagaaatgaaatagaaatggcTTATTGTAAAGGTACAGAGTCTAATGATAAGCAATTGGAGGGCACCAGATTTAATAAATCAAACTTGGAGGTGGTTAAtactggtgcttttgaaccaGAAAGTAATACTTTAGAAAATGCTATTTGTGATGCACCTGACCAAAATTCAGAACAGTTGAATATTGTTGAAGATATTAAAATGGAGTTTCATGAAACAGCAACCCTTCAGGATGATAGAGATAGTCAGTCAAGTAGTGTTTCTTCTTTAGAATCAAAAAACATAAAATCGAAACATAAAAAACCTGTAATTCATCCTAAGCAAACCTTGACCACAGATACTCAGAAAAAAGTTGCTACAGCAAAGCATGAATTAATGCATAACAAAACTAAAGCTAATGTCAAAAGTGTGAAGCGGAATGCTGATGAATCAGAATCTAAGCAGAATTTTCATAGGCCAGTCAAAGTGAGAAAAAAACAAGTTGATAAGGATTCAAAGATTCAGAGTTGCATTTCTGGGGTTAAATCTGTGAAAAATCAAACTCATTCTATATTCAAAAAAACATCACAGGATCAAAATTTAGTACAGATTTCCAAACCcttaactcattctatgagtgATAAACCTCATGGTCACCCTAGTTGCTCTAAAGAACCTCACCATTTTGTACAAACTGGACACTCATTGCAGGCCAGTCAGAAACAGTGCCATAAGCCCCAGCAGCCGACCCTAGCCGTGAGAACCAATAGTCATGCGAAGGAAGAGCTGGAGCATGCAGGTGGTGGAGAAcatttaaaggaagaagaaaaattgaaattaaaaaaacctgAGAAGAATCTACAACCCCGCCAAAGAAGAAGCAGCAAAAGTTTTTCTTTGGATGAGCCACCGTTGTTCATTCCAGACAACATAGCTACTGTAAAAAGGGAAGGCTTAGATCATAGCTCTTCATTCGAATGCAAATATATCTGGACTCCCAGCAAGCAGTGTGGGTTTTGCAAAAAACCACATGgcaacaggtgtgtgtgtgtgtgtgtgtatgtatgtatgtgatatGTATATTAAAGAGAAATTGCTATTTTTTAGAGTGAGATTAGTGGGAGAACTTTTTATAGAAAGATGATTTAATATGCAAAGACttttgcaaaaacaaaacccccccCCTCAGTCCTGGATGATAGAAAGATGGAGCCACTGTTCAGTATTCTAGAACACTTTAAAATACATAGTCTGACCAAAAACTGATATATATGGAATTGTTTTGTCATTGTAATCAGTTAGACTGTAACTTAGTCattgcatcttaaaaaaaaatcagaaaaatcttATAGTGCTTTGGGCCTGTAAGTTATATGTTATTTTGTTTGGCTTGAAAAGAATTAGTAATAAAATGTGAAGGGCA
The genomic region above belongs to Bos indicus isolate NIAB-ARS_2022 breed Sahiwal x Tharparkar chromosome 9, NIAB-ARS_B.indTharparkar_mat_pri_1.0, whole genome shotgun sequence and contains:
- the PHF3 gene encoding PHD finger protein 3 isoform X6, which produces MVFFLSFYRAERHTEVFMDIVDTFNHLIPTEHLDDALFLGSNLENEVCEDFSTSQNVLEDSLKNMLSDKDPMLGSASNQFCLPVLDSNDPNFQMPCSTVVGLDDIMDEGVVKESGNDTIDDEELILPNRNLRDKVEENSVRSPRKSPRLMAQEQVRNLRQSTIAKRSNAAPLNSTKKASGKTVSAPKVGMKQPERCQIKEEAGTSPKSEHQKESRKSNRHSGQVEAAVSSCLEMKDEAGLDSEQKCNNQGEANVPSHELNSPLLSETCINIEKKKSETLECKTKSVSPLFKFSDKEEDERNDSISGKMDETIVEEMKAEEVEQESKVTVKLPHKDDNVIKEPASCDAFSGSSACTNPNKTEKNFVSLSGSVDKVNECSLELQDSMEVAVKAKNSPLFQRNEIEMAYCKGTESNDKQLEGTRFNKSNLEVVNTGAFEPESNTLENAICDAPDQNSEQLNIVEDIKMEFHETATLQDDRDSQSSSVSSLESKNIKSKHKKPVIHPKQTLTTDTQKKVATAKHELMHNKTKANVKSVKRNADESESKQNFHRPVKVRKKQVDKDSKIQSCISGVKSVKNQTHSIFKKTSQDQNLVQISKPLTHSMSDKPHGHPSCSKEPHHFVQTGHSLQASQKQCHKPQQPTLAVRTNSHAKEELEHAGGGEHLKEEEKLKLKKPEKNLQPRQRRSSKSFSLDEPPLFIPDNIATVKREGLDHSSSFECKYIWTPSKQCGFCKKPHGNRFMVGCGRCDDWFHGDCVGLSLSQAQQMGEEDKEYVCVKCCAEEDKKTEIADPDILRNQAKVEIHSEDKAMEYEKLGLPKHTTTNDKTKYVDDTVKHKVKILKRESGEGKNSSDCRDSEIKKWQLAPFRKMGQPVLPRRSSEEKSEKMTKESTTVICTGEKASKPGAHEKQEIKKKKTEKGLPGVHPPAVPASKPSADQIRQSVRHSLKDILMKRLTDSNLKVPEEKAAKVATKIEKELFSFFRDTDAKYKNKYRSLMFNLKDPKNNILFKKVLKGEVTPDHLIRMSPEELASKELAAWRRRENRHTIEMIEKEQREVERRPITKITHKGEIEIESDAPMKEQEAAMEIQEPTANKSMEKTEGSEKQKGEVDSMSKDTTSQHRQHLFDLNCKICIGSKRLNFMAAVTICTDFGAQENKVCHCFHCFPIYLPYYKKLHTCIRTCITHITNTRVFGVCMYVYGS
- the PHF3 gene encoding PHD finger protein 3 isoform X7, which translates into the protein MVFFLSFYRAERHTEVFMDIVDTFNHLIPTEHLDDALFLGSNLENEVCEDFSTSQNVLEDSLKNMLSDKDPMLGSASNQFCLPVLDSNDPNFQMPCSTVVGLDDIMDEGVVKESGNDTIDDEELILPNRNLRDKVEENSVRSPRKSPRLMAQEQVRNLRQSTIAKRSNAAPLNSTKKASGKTVSAPKVGMKQPERCQIKEEAGTSPKSEHQKESRKSNRHSGQVEAAVSSCLEMKDEAGLDSEQKCNNQGEANVPSHELNSPLLSETCINIEKKKSETLECKTKSVSPLFKFSDKEEDERNDSISGKMDETIVEEMKAEEVEQESKVTVKLPHKDDNVIKEPASCDAFSGSSACTNPNKTEKNFVSLSGSVDKVNECSLELQDSMEVAVKAKNSPLFQRNEIEMAYCKGTESNDKQLEGTRFNKSNLEVVNTGAFEPESNTLENAICDAPDQNSEQLNIVEDIKMEFHETATLQDDRDSQSSSVSSLESKNIKSKHKKPVIHPKQTLTTDTQKKVATAKHELMHNKTKANVKSVKRNADESESKQNFHRPVKVRKKQVDKDSKIQSCISGVKSVKNQTHSIFKKTSQDQNLVQISKPLTHSMSDKPHGHPSCSKEPHHFVQTGHSLQASQKQCHKPQQPTLAVRTNSHAKEELEHAGGGEHLKEEEKLKLKKPEKNLQPRQRRSSKSFSLDEPPLFIPDNIATVKREGLDHSSSFECKYIWTPSKQCGFCKKPHGNSFFRKREQEMKWSFQLQDYPVQVLRLLLELLTTLI